The genomic window TGAGAGATTCTCTGAATGTGTAGCTTCTTTAGGAGGAACAGTAATATCCGTTGACCCGATTAATAAAATTTGGATGGGCGATCATCGCCAAGTTATTTTATATCAGGCAAAAGCCAGTTTACATACGCCTCATCATACTTTGAAACAATACTGGATAAAATACGGTGGTTTCTACAGTAGATTTGATGAGCGTGTTTGAGAGTTACTATCCTGCGGAAATCCTTCTCACAAGTGTTTACACTCCAATTCAAAATTAAGTTTTGAATTTTAAATACTCCCTAAGGGGGTTGACGGCTAATTGTTAATGTTTAATTGCTAATTGTTTACTATGATTAGCTATTACTTATTAACAGTTAGCCGTCTAAGTTTGTTAGAAAATGTAACTAAAACACTCCCCAAAACTTGATAAATTAATCCTGACTGTAAAGGGAATTAAAATTTGTTAGTGCTTCTATCGATTACCTATGACGTTGCTCCAGAACAATTTGCTCAAGCCCCAAGTTTTACCAAGCTTGGTTTTGTGCAGTTTCACAAATAACTGGTATTAGTTGTACCACGTAACCACTAACAAATACTTAGCTCCCATTACCTTTAAAAATATAGATTTCTAGCGAACGTCCTCAAAGCCATTAGTCACTCCTACCCACACTAACCAAGTATGCAAATCTTCTTAGACGAAGAAACCAGACGCCGCCAATATCAAGCATTTCCCCAAACAGAACCCATCGAACTGTGGACTACTGCTTCAGTTGAAGATATTGAAATAGTAATTCGGGCAGTTTATCGGCAAGTGTTGGGTAATGCCTACATTATGGAAAGTGAGCGGCTCATCGTTCCCGAATCCCAACTCAAGCAAGGTATAATCGATGTCCGTGAGTTTGTGCGTCAAGTTGCCAAATCAGAGTTGTATCGCTCCAGATTTTTTGATAAAGTTTACCGCTACCGGGCGATTGAACTGAACTTCAAGCACCTGCTAGGTCGCGCTCCCGATGACTACTCCGAGACGAAACATCACAGCAACATTTTAGATGAGAAGGGTTTTGAGGCGGATATTGATTCTTATCTTGATAGCGACGAGTATCTAGATGCCTTTGGAGATAACATAGTGCCATATTACCGGGGTTATAAAACTCAAACGGGCAAAAAGATATTGGAATTTACCAATATGCTGCAACTGGTGCGGAGCAATTCTAGCAGTGACAAGAACCTAGCAACGAATAATGAACCTCAGCTGGTGCGATCGCTAATTACCAACACTCCTTATGGTAGGCAGAAACCCACGGATATTAGTGCTTTACTTGCTGAAGTATTCAAGCGAAAGCCAGAAACTGCTGCTCCAGTTAATCCGTTTATAGCAGCTCAGACAGCAGCTGAACAAGGCTTGCAGCAAAAGATTAAAGAGCAAGAAAGCCAGATTGCAACTTTGCAACAACAACTAGCAGACTTACGACCATTTGCCAGCATCGGTACAACAAAATTCACTAGTAGTTCGCAGTCTTCCAATTCTGTGACCAGCACAAAGGAATATACATCTTTGCAACAGCAAGCTGACGCCCAAGAAAAACAGATTGCAGCTTTGCAAGAGCAAGTCGCTGATGCCCGACGGTCTGCCACAATTGGAGAAGCCCGATTGAATAAGTGGCGCAGTCGCGTTTTTAATGGCTAATTTCTCTACTATTTAGTTTTGTCGGGTGCGTTACGCCAAAGCCTAACGCACCACTTTTGCAAAAGTTAAAAATGTAGCATAGTTTACCGCCGTAGGCATCGCATGAGATAATTCTAAAAAGTGCGATCGCTTGAGCAAAACTGAGAAACTTTTAGAGCGATCGCATGAGATGATTTGAGAAAGTGCGATCGCCTAGCGTCTCCAGAGGAGAATCGCCTTTTTCAATGACTTGATCAATTAGTTCAATCGTCTCTTCTGGCAAGGTGATGTTAATTTGTCGATGCATGATTTATTGCTTTATCTTGCCTATCAGCTTTATTTTATCTCATATCCGGCTAAATACTTGTCATTACGATCGCTGCGATCGCACAGTGAAGTAATCGCATCATGGCGATCGCAACTCTTAGAGACGCTCTGCGAACGTTCCACTCGCAATCACATATCGTAAGTGATTGAGCGGACTTGATATTACACATCTAAAGTGTGTATAGTTGTGCTAAAAGAGCGTAGTTTACCACCATAGGCATCGCATGAGATAATTTTACAAAGTGCGTAGACGCTTTCTTGGCTTGTCGCCAGACATCGCTTGGCTCTTACTTGATATCATCGCAGAGATGCTTGTCGCTCTCATTCAAATTCACATTAGGATTTTTCAAATAATATTGCAGCCAATTGCAACCCCGCACCAACAATTGGTCTAAATTCTCCACAGACCACAACCGCACTGTGTTGTCCTCTGATGCCGTGGCGATGGTTTTGCTGTCCGGGCTGAAACTCACACCCCTGATATCGCTTTGATGCCTTTTGAATTCTTGGAGCAGTTTCCCGTTGAGTGTCCACAACCGCGCTGTCCCGCCTTGTGTTGCTATGGCGATGGTTTTGCCGTCCGGGCTGAAACTCACACCCCTGACACGGCCTTGATCCCCTTTGAACTCTTGCAGCAGTTGCCCGTTGAGCGTCCACAACCGCACTGTCCCGTCTTGTGTTGCTGTGGCGATGGTTTTGCCGTCCAGGCTGAAACTCACACCCCAGACCCAGCTTTGATGCCCTTTGAATTCTTGGAGCAGTTGCCCGTTGAGCGTCCACAACCGCGCTGTCTTGTCAGATGATGCCGTGGCAATGGTTTTGCCGTCCGGGCTGAAACTCACATTATTGACACTGCCTTGATGCCCTTTGAATTCTTGGAGCAGTTGCCCGTTGAGCGTCCACAACCGTGCTGTCGTGTCTTGTGATGCCGTGGCGATGGTTTTGCCGTCCGGGCTGAAACTCACACCCCAGACTGTGCCTTGATGCCCTTTGAATTCTTGGAGCAGTTGCCCGTTGAGCGTCCACAACCGCACTGTCCCGTCTTCTGTTGCTGTGGCGATGGTTTTGCCGTCCGGGCTGAAACTCACACGCCTGACAATGCCTTGATGCCCTTTGAATTCTTGGAGCCGTTGCCCCTTGAGCGTCCACAACTGCGCTGTCCCGTCTTCTGTTGCTGTGGCGATGGTTTTGCCGTCCGGGCTGAAACTCATACCCCTGACAATGCCTTGATGCCCTTTGAATTCTTGGAACAGTTGCCCGTTGAGCGTCCACAACCGCGCTGTGTTGTCAGATGATGCTGTGGCGATGGTTTTGCCGTCCGGGCTGAAACTCACACCCCTGACAAAGTTTTGATGCCCTTTGAATTCTTGGAGCAGTTGCCCGTTGAGCCTCCACAACCGCGCTGTCCCGTCTTGTGATGCCGTGGCGATGGTTTTTCCGTCCGGGCTGAAACTCACATCCCTGACAATGCCTTGATGCCCTTTGAATTCTTGGAGTCGTTGCCCGTTGAGCCTCCACAACCGCGCTGTGTTGTCATCTGATGCCGTGGCGATGGT from Nostoc sp. UHCC 0926 includes these protein-coding regions:
- a CDS encoding CpeR family transcriptional regulator gives rise to the protein MLIQLEFVKTNMLPPPAEKKMRCWIRSRHLICSGNFFIFETLEYTTIERFSECVASLGGTVISVDPINKIWMGDHRQVILYQAKASLHTPHHTLKQYWIKYGGFYSRFDERV
- a CDS encoding phycobilisome rod-core linker polypeptide — encoded protein: MQIFLDEETRRRQYQAFPQTEPIELWTTASVEDIEIVIRAVYRQVLGNAYIMESERLIVPESQLKQGIIDVREFVRQVAKSELYRSRFFDKVYRYRAIELNFKHLLGRAPDDYSETKHHSNILDEKGFEADIDSYLDSDEYLDAFGDNIVPYYRGYKTQTGKKILEFTNMLQLVRSNSSSDKNLATNNEPQLVRSLITNTPYGRQKPTDISALLAEVFKRKPETAAPVNPFIAAQTAAEQGLQQKIKEQESQIATLQQQLADLRPFASIGTTKFTSSSQSSNSVTSTKEYTSLQQQADAQEKQIAALQEQVADARRSATIGEARLNKWRSRVFNG